Part of the Geoalkalibacter ferrihydriticus DSM 17813 genome is shown below.
CGCGGCCGGCCACCACCACCGCAGTCGGCATGCCGGCCGCGACTTCTTTGGCAAACGAAGGTCCGGAAAGAAAGGTTAGGCGCGAGTGCAAAGCCCTGGGAAGGGTTTCCTCCAGAACCTCGGACATGGTTCGCAGCGTTTCGGTTTCAATGCCTTTGGAGGCACTCACCACCAGGGTGCCTGGCGAAATGTGCGGCCCGGCCTGCAGCATGAGGGCGTGCATGACTTGGGAGGGCGGCACCAGCAGCAGCAGATCCTTACCCGTCACGGTCTGGGCGAGATCAGCGCTGAAAGAAAGATTTGCGGCCAGTTCGACTTTGGGCAGAAACAGGTCGTTCTCGCGGTTTTGTGTCATGCGCGCGACCAGGTCAGCCTCATAGGCCCAGAGAGTCACCGCATAGCCCTTGCGGGCCAGCAGATCGGCCAGAGTGGTGCCCCAGCTTCCGGCACCGATGACTCCAATTTTCATAAGGGCTATCCTCTCAGATGGCGTCCTGCTTTTTTTCGATGCGCTCCTCGACCTGGATGATGCGCTGCTCGAGAACCTCGGGACGGGGGTAATGGCCACGCAGTTCTTGTAATATCTCCAGCGCCGCTACCAACTGCTCCTGCTCCTCAAGTAAGGACGCCAAGCCAAATCGCGCCTCCAAGCCATAAGGATGCTCAGGCCAAGTGGCATATACCCGCTCGAATTCTTCGGCAGCCTGCTCATATTCGCCCTCCAGCGACCAGCTGACGGCAATGCGGTACCCCGCCTCCGGCACCAGGGAACTGTCGGGAAACAGCTTGAGCAGGCTCTCCCATTCAATTCGCGCCTGCTCGAAATTGTTCAAGCGAAAGTAGGCCTCACCAATACGATACTGGAGCTGATCGCCCTCGGCAACCCCCTGGTCGAGAAGTTTCTGGTAGGCGATCACAGCACGCCCGTAGTCTTCCAGACGGTCCATGTAAATGTCGGCTGCCAGGCGCTGCGCCCTGAGATTGAAAGGGCTGTCAGGATAATTTTTTTCCACCAGCAGGAAGGTGAGGAGCGCATCCTGATCCTTCTTGAGGTAGAGGTGCTGGACTTCACCGAGGCGAAACAAGGCTTCATCCGCACGATTAAAATCGGGATGTTGCCTTGTCAAAGTCTGTAACAGGTGCGCCGCCTCGGCGTAATTCTTTTCAATCAGTAACCCTTGTGCGCGTTCAAATTTTCGCTCGATGAAATTTTCCTGGTGAGAATAATACCAGCCGCCGCCGGCCAACGCTGCGATAAGCAACGCCGCCGGTAACAGCAACCAGCGCTTATTCGTCTTGCGGCGGCGCTTCAATTCCTCCTTCAATATCTGCTTCTTCAATTTCCGAATCGATTTCATTTTCCTCATCCTTCTCCGCCAGCTTGGCCACCGCTACCACCCGTTCGCCGGGTTCGAGCACCATAAGGCGCACGCCCTGGGTGTTACGACCGATCACCGAGAGGTGACCGACCGAAGTGCGCAGCACTTTGCCGCGGTCGGTAATGAACATCAGATCCGAATCTTCCTCGCAGAGCTTGATGTCAACCACCTTACCGTTGCGCTCCGAGGTCTTGATGGTGATGATGCCCTTGCCGCCGCGGCTCTGCACCCGGTATTCATCCAGGTTGGTGCGCTTGCCGTAGCCATTCTCGGTGACGGTGACCAGGGTCGCGGCGGTGGCGTCGGTCACGGTCTCCATGCCGATCACCAGATCGTCGCCTTCGAGCATCATGCCGCGTACCCCGCGCGCGGTGCGGCCCATGGGGCGGGCGTCGGCCTCTGGAAAGCGGATGGATTTGCCGGTGCGGCTGGCCAGGATGATGTCCTGACTGCCGTCGGTGAGACGCGCGGCGATCAGCCGATCACCTTCGTCGATGGTCAGGGCGATAATCCCACCGGCACGCGGATTGGAGTAGGCCATGAGGTCGGTCTTTTTTACCGTGCCCTTTTGTGTGGCGGTGATGATGTAGCGGCCCTCTTCGAACCCCTTTACCGGCAGCACCGTCATGACCTGTTCGCCGGCGGCGAGATTGAGCAGATTGACGATGGCCTTACCGCGCGCGGCACGTCCCCCTTGGGGAATTTCGTGAACCTTGAGCCAGTAAACCTTGCCCTGGTCGGTAAAAATCAGGATGAAGCTGTGCGTCGAGGCAATGAAGAGTTTTTCAACAAAATCCTCTTCCTTGGGACGCATGCCGGTCTTACCCTTACCGCCGCGCCGCTGCGCGCGATACAGGGACACGGCATTGCGCTTGATGTAGCCCGAATGGGACACAGTCACCACCATGTCCTCTTCAACGATAAGATCCTCAAGGGAAAGTTCACCGGTGCGCGCAACGATTTCGGTGCGCCGGGGGTTGGCGAATTTCTCTTTGATTTCGAGCAGTTCACCGCGAATTATTTTAAGAATTTCAACTTCGCTGGCAAGAATTTCCTTGAGGCGCGCAATCAGCGCCAGCACCTCCTGGTACTCGGCGATAATCTTGTCGCGCTCCAGGCCGGTAAGGCGATGCAAACGCATCTCGAGAATTGCCTGAGCCTGCAGATCGCTGAATGAAAAACGTGCAATCAGACGCTCCTTGGCTTCCGCCGGACTTGCCGAAGCCTTGATGATGGCGATCACTTCATCGAGGTTTTCGAGAGCGATTTTGAGGCCTTCGAGAATATGGGCGCGCGCTTCGGCTTTTTTCAGCTCAAAGATACAACGTCGCGTCACCACCTCCTTGCGATGGTCAACGAACAGGTCGAGCATGCGGCGCAGATCGAGAACCTGCGGTTGTCCGTTGACAATGGCAAGCATGATGATGCCGAAAGACGATTGCATGGCCGTCATTTTGTAGAGCTGATTGAGAATGACGCCTGGGATCACGTCTTTTTTCAGCTCGATGACAACCCGCAGACCGTCGCGGTCGGATTCGTCGCGCAGATCGGAAATGCCTTCGATTTTTTTATCCTTGACCAACTCGGCTATTTTTTCGATGAGCCGGGACTTATTCACCTGGTAAGGGATTTCGGTGATGATGATCGCCTCGCGGCCGGTACGCTTGTCCACCTCGACCAGGGCGCGGGCACGCATATGGATGATGCCACGTCCGCTGCGATAGGCCTCGCGGATTCCCTCGAGGCCGAAAATAAAGCCGGCGGTGGGAAAATCGGGACCGGGAATGATCTCCATCAGCTCGTCGATGCGCAACCGCGGATCGTCGATGACGGCCACCAGAGCATCAATGACCTCGCCCAGATTGTGCGGCGGAATTTTTGTCGCCATGCCGACGGCGATCCCTTCAGAGCCGTTGACCAGCAAATTGGGAAACTTGGCCGGAAGGACCAGGGGTTCATGCATTGATTCATCGTAGTTGGGCCCGAAATCGACAGTTTCCTTTTCGATGTCGGCAAGCAACTCCGACGCCAGACGCGCCATGCGCACCTCGGTGTAACGCATGGCCGCTGCCGAATCGCCATCAATGGAACCAAAGTTGCCCTGGCCGTCGACGAGAGGATGACGCATGGAGAAATCCTGCGCCATGCGCACGATGGTGTCATAGACCGCCGAATCGCCGTGGGGGTGATACTTACCAATGACGTCACCGACGACGCGGGCGGACTTCTTGTAGGGCTTGTTCCACTCGTTGCCAAGGTCATGCATGGCAAACAGCACCCGCCGATGCACGGGCTTGAGCCCATCGCGTACGTCGGGTAGAGCGCGGCCGATGATGACACTCATGGCGTAGTCCATGTAGGACTTGCGCATTTCGTCTTCGATATTGACCGTGAATTTATTAGGCGGTTGAGGCTCCAGCATGAGTCGTCATTCCTTGAAAATTTAGATATCCAGGTTGGACACGTTGAGGGCGTTTCTTTCGATAAAGTCGCGACGCGGCTCGACCTGATCACCCATGAGTACGGTAAAGATCTCGTCCGCTTCTACCGCATCCTCGATTTTGACCTGCAACAATACCCGTTTGCCGGGTTCAGGATTCATGGTGGTTTCCCACAACTGTTCCGGATTCATTTCACCCAGGCCCTTGTAGCGCTGGATGTATTGGCCTTTTTTAGCGCGGTCAAGAAAATGTTTGAGCAAATCCTGGCGGTCGGTGACCTCAACCATTTCTTTGCCTTCATAGGAAATGAAGGCTTTTTCGGTAAGGCAGATTTCCTCGACCTTGCGGTAGGCCGCCAACAACATTTTATATTCCTGAGAAGACAGAGCTTCCAGGGCACTCTGGTCGATGCGAGCGCGCAGATTGCCAAGGGTAAAAAAGATGCGTGCCGGATCCTGCAACACCTTAAAATCGGCGCGCGGTTCTTCAGCCTTGAGGCGCTCGGCCAGAGGAGTGAGATCAACCATATCGGCGAAACCGTTTTGAATTTTGCCACGTACAAATACGTTCAAAACCTCGCGATTGATGCCCTTGTGCACCAGCTTATCGAAGAGGTTATTAAATTCGATGATGCTGCGCAGAGTCGGGATGATTTGTTTACCCCGCTGCACCTTGCCACTTTTTTCCATCTGCACCGTAGCGCCCTCGGTGCCTTCGTCCAGAAGATATTCCAGGAGACTGGCGTCATCCTTGAGGTAAATTTCTTTTTTGCCCCGCTTGACCTTGTACAACGGCGGTTGCGCGATGTAGAGATAACCGCGGTCGATGAGTTCAGGCATCTGACGGAAGAAGAAGGTCAGAAGCAGGGTGCGAATATGCGAACCATCGACATCGGCATCCGTCATGATGATGATGCGATGATAACGCAATTTGGCGATATCGAAGTCGTCTTTGCCGATGCCCGTGCCCATGGCGGTGATCAGGGTGCGAATTTCAGCCGAGGTGAGCATCTTGTCGAACCGTGCTTTTTCGACGTTGAGAATCTTGCCTTTGAGGGGCAGAATCGCCTGAGTGCGGCGATCACGACCCTGCTTGGCGCTACCGCCCGCCGAATCACCCTCGACCAGGTAAATTTCCGAGTGGGCCGGATCTTTTTCCTGGCAGTCGGCCAATTTTCCGGGTAGGGACAAACCTTCCAATGCCCCTTTGCGGCGGGTCAGATCACGGGCCTTGCGCGCTGCTTCGCGAGCACGTGCCGCCTCGATGCCTTTTTCGAGAATTTTTTTCGCAACCTGCGGATTTTCTTCGAGAAACTCGGCGAGTTTTTCATTGAGAAGAGTTTCCACATAGCCCTTAATTTCCGAATTACCGAGTTTGGTTTTGGTCTGCCCCTCAAACTGGGGGTCCGGTATTTTCACCGAAATAACCGCTGTCAGACCCTCGCGTAAATCGTCGCCGGAAATAGTGGTTTTAACGTTTTTAAGAAAATTGTTGGTTGTCGCATAGCTGTTCATGGTGCGGGTCAACGCTGCCTTGAAACCTATAAGGTGAGTCCCGCCTTCGTGGGTGTTGATGGTGTTGGCGAAAGAAAAGATTTTCTCATCGTAACCATCGTTGTATTGCATGGCGACTTCAATATCGACACCTTCTCGTTCCCCGGAAATGTAGATAGGCTGTGGATGCAGAGGGGTTTTTGCGCGGTTGAGATACTCCACAAAGGATGCAATGCCACCTTCATAGAAAAAATCATGTTTTTTTTCGCTGCGTTCATCGAGGATATGAATTTTGACCCCGGCATTGAGAAAAGCCATTTCGCGCAGACGCTGAGAAAGGATTTCAAAGGAAAAATCCGTGGTCTCGAAAATCTGGGGATCGGGCCAAAAGGTAATGCTGGTTCCGCGTTTCTTGGTGGCACCGTCTTCACGCAGAGGATTATCAGGAATCCCGCGTTGATAGCTCTGACGATAAATGCTGCTGTTGCGGCGAATTTCCAACTCAAGCTTTTCTGCCAGAGCATTTACCACCGACACGCCGACGCCGTGCAATCCGCCGGAAACCTTATAGGAATCGTTATCAAACTTACCACCGGCATGCAGAACCGTAAGCACAACCTCCGCGGCGGATTTATTCATGGTGGGGTGCATATCCACAGGAATGCCGCGGCCGTCATCTTCCACGGTGACCGAACCGTCGAGATGAATGATTACAGAAACCTCGGTGCAGTGACCGGCCAGAGCCTCATCGATGGAATTATCCACCAGTTCGTAGACCAAGTGATGAAGTCCTGCCGCTCCGGTGGAACCGATATACATGGCCGGACGTTTGCGTACAGCGGAGAGCCCTTCGAGTATCTTGATGCTGCCGGCGCCATATTCCTTTTTTTCAAGGGATGTTAGAAGTTCCTGCTGTTTGTCACTCATCGTGCAATTGTCCTTTTTTTACGTGAAAGAAACGAGCCTGGGCCAATCCTTCGCGGCGCAGGGAATCGGCATCAGTCGTGGTCAAAAACACCTGGCCGCGGCGTTCTCGCAAAAAATCAAAAAGGTAACTCTTCCGTTGGCTGTCAAGTTCACTGGTGATGTCGTCAAGCAATAAAACCGGGGAATCTCCCGTTGTCTGTTCGAGGTGTTCGATCTGCGCCGCCTTAAAGGCGAGAATGAAACAGCGCTGCTGTCCTTGAGAGCCAAAAGCACGCAAATTTTGGCCATTGACGAGAAACTGCGGGTCCTCCCGGTGAGGTCCGACCAGGGTCTGACCTAGGCGTCTTTCTTCCCGTGCCAGCCGATGCAAGGCACAGCGCATATCCTCGGCGGGATTTTCAATTTCGGACTTTGGATAATTTAACCGTGCCTCTTCCTGAACTTCGGTAATCCGGGCATAAGCGTGCTGTATTCGCGGCTGCAACTGCTCTATAAATCGGCAACGATCCTTATGAATTCGAGCACCGTTCGTAATCAGTGCCTCATTCCAGGGAGACAACTCCGAATCCGCGGCACCATTGCGCAGCAGGCGGTTGCGCTGACGTAGGGTTCGCAGATAATCCTGAACTCGTTCAAGATAGGTAGGATCGGCCTGAAGCAGGGCACGATCAAGAAAATCACGTCTTCCGGATGGTGATCCCTTAACCAGGTTCACTTCATCCGGTGAAAATAACACCGGGCGTAAAATTCCAAGGATATCTGATGCTTTGCGTACCTTCTTGGTATCCAGTTGAACACGCTTCTGCTGGGGCTCAATCATTAATTCGATATGGTGTGACAAAGGTCCTGAAGCAATGTTCCCTTGCAGGCGACTGTGCGTCTCACCACTGGAAATCAGATCCTCGTTGCGTTGAGTGCGAAAACTTTTAAGAAATCCCAGAAGGTAAACAGCTTCAAGAAAGTTAGTTTTTCCCTGGGCATTCTGCCCCCAAAGCACATTGAAATCCGCAGCCGGTGTGCATTTTGTCGCAGTTAAATTGCGAAAGGCTATAAAATTTAAAGACGTAATTACCATAGCAGGGAACAAATTCAAAAAAAAAGCCTTTTAATAAAAGGCTTTTTCCCTTTCCAGGAAAATCGTCATTATAGACGCATCGGCATGATGACTGCCAAATAATTTTTTGCATTTCCCGGGGTAATCAGGCCGGGGGAAATATTGTCCTTAATTTTAAAAAGAATTTTTTCCTCGTCGTTGGCCTGAAGAATGTCGGTCAAATAGCGGGCGTTAAATCCCAGGGCAATTTCAGGTCCTTGATAAGAAATTTCCATTTCTTCGCGGGCATCGCCGAGTTCCGGGTTGGATGAAGATATTTCAAGAAAGTCTTGCTTGAAAGATACTTTTATGCCTCGGGATTTTTCGCTGGCCAGGGTAGACATGCGACGTAAAGCATGACAAAAATTTTCGGCTGGAATTTCGGCGATCAAATCGTTGGTTTTGGGGATGACGCGCTCGTAATCCGGAAATTGTCCATCAACCAAACGCATAAGGATAGTCGTTGTGCCTTTGGTGATGACCGCACTGTTTTCACGGAAGCTCAGCTGAATGTCAGCTTCTCCCTCTTCTGCGAGTTTTCGCAGTTCGTTAATACCTTTGCGCGGGAAAATGATGCCTTTGCGCAACTCCTGGCATTCGCTCACTGGAATTTGGCAACCGATTTTGGTTAGACGGTGACCGTCAGTAGCTACCAGAAACAGGTTCGGACCTGAATCGGTCTCCTCATAACGAAAAAACAAGCCGTTTAAATTATATTTGGTTTCATCCGTGGACATGGCAAATGCTGTTTTTTCAATCATCCCTGCTAGTTCCGCGCTTTTGAGAATAACCGGCTCACTCTGGTCGGTTTTAGGAAAATGGGGGAATTCTTCCGGGGAGAGACCTACGAGATTAAATAGGGCTTTGCCGCAGCGGATTTCAATCCAGCAGTTATCCTTTGCCTTGAAGGATATTTCACCTTCGGGTAATTCACGGATAATTTCGAAAAGTTTTTTTGCCGAAACCGTGATGCGACCAGGCGCTTCAATTTGAGCGGGATAATAGGCCTTCATACCGACTTCCAGGTCGGTGGCTGTCAGACAGACAGTTTCTTCCCCTGCCTCAATAAGGACATTGGCCAGAACCGGGATGGTATTTTTACGCTCGACGATTCCTTGAACTTTGGCCAGTCCCTTGAGAAAAACCTGTTTTTCAATTTTAAAATTCATGGAAGAACTCCTTTTCACAGGACCTATCTGGTTCTATGGTTTTAAAAGTCTTTTCATAGTAGTAATAGTACATGGACGTTGATTCGTGGATAACCACCTTAACCTATTGAAACTAATATAAAAAAAATGTTGGGAAGAATGTTTTTCGGCTGTGGAGCCAAAGCCTTTTTTTGGGGATAAGATGGCCACTGGTGTTATCCCCCGAGTTATTGAGAGGGTTACGCACAACTTATCCATCCTTATCGCGTCAGATTATTTTTTAAGGTGGTGATGACGGCGCGCAACTGAAAATCGTCTTCTTGACACCTATCAATTTTTTTAATGGCATGAATGATAGTCGAGTGATCTTTACCGCCGAAGCGCTCGCCGATTTCGGGAAAAGAAAGTGACGTTAGGTTGCGCGCTAGATACATGGCTATTTGGCGTGGCAGGACCAGAGCCTTGAGCCTTTTTGGAGATTTAAGATCGGCCATTTTTATATTGAAATGCGCGGCCACGGTTTTTTGGATTTCTTCCACCGTCAATTCTTTGTTTTTCTCCACCAGAATATCTTTGAGTACCTCACGTGCCATCTCCAGGGTGATGGACGTCGAAGTAAGGCTGGCGTAGGCGCCCAAGCGAATGAGAAAACCTTCGAGTTCCCGGACGTTGCTGGTAACTGAGTTGGATAGAAAATAAGCAACATCCTCTGGAAGAGGTATGGCGTTTTTTTCGGCTTTCATTTTTAAAATGGCTTGTTTTGTTTCGACGTCCGGTGCCTGGATATCGGCAATCAGTCCCCATTCGAAGCGGGAACGAAGGCGTTCCTCCAACCCCGGTATGTCCTTGGGAAATTTATCTGAGGTTACGACAATTTGTTTATGGGCCTCATATAAGGCATTGAACGTATGGAAAAATTCTTCTTGGGTGCGTTCCTTGCCGGCGATAAATTGCACATCATCGATAAGAAGAACATCCATGGATCTGAATTTATTGCGAAATTCATCCATACGCGCATAGCGTAGAGAATTGATTAATTCGTTCATGAATTTTTCAGAGGCATAGTAACAAACCCGCATATCCGGATTTTTTTTCAGGATAGCGTTGCCTATGGCATTGACCAGATGGGTCTTTCCCAGACCAACTCCTCCATAGATGAATAGCGGATTATAGGTCGTTGCGGGGTTATTGGCCACGGCCATGGCGGCAGCATGGGCAAACTGATTCGATGATCCGGAAACAAAATCATTGAAAACATAACGCGGATTAAGATTGGATGGAAAAAATTCAGGTTTCTTCTGGGGAAATATTTCCTTTTCAACCGGCGCGGAAAAATTCTGATTTGCATCACTCTCCGCAGGAGTACCTATCGCGTTTTCCGGCTTGCCTACTTCGAGGACAACGTGATAATCAACGGCTCCCATGGTGGAAAGGGCTTGTTCAATCCGTGAGGCATAGTTATCTCTGATCCAATCAAGGAAAAATCGATTGGGTACCTGAAGAAACACCGTGGATTTTTCGACCCGGATAAAGTGTATGGGCTTGATCCACGTTGAAAACAGCTGCGGGCTGATAATTTCTTTAAGATGTTCGAGTGTTTCTTGCCAGAGTCTGTCCATAAATCACTATTTAAAGATGAAAAGTTATTATTAATCTTTGAAAAAAAGCAGCTCACCAGACCTGCGGTTGCTCACAGGATATCCACACTTGTGGAAAACCTTCAAATTTATCTAAAATCACTATTTTCCAAGGCAAAATCAAGTCTGCAAAATTAACAGAGATAGGTAATTATTTCAAGAAATTTTCTCGAACTCCTGCCCAGGCCTCCGGGAGCGGCCAAGGGAGAGAAAAACAAAGGTTGTTGACTTTTTTTTCAGGATATGTTTGAAATGCTTTTTTCTACGTCTATTTTCACAGATTGCTCGAAGGAGTGCATATCCAATGTCTAAACGTACCTATCAGCCGAGCCGCATCCGTCGCAAAAGAACTCATGGGTTTCGCAAGCGGATGTTGACCAGCAATGGTCAGCAGGTTATCAAGCGTCGTCGTTCCAAAGGCCGTCACCGCCTGGTGGTGGAAATTCCCAAAAAATAGTTATTTTTGGTGAGTAAGGTTAAAAATTATCCGCTGCCCGGCGCGGCGCGCGTTAAAACAGGGAAAGAATTTGCCGAAATTCGCAGGCGGGGGCGTTTGTTTAGAACGCCCCACTTTCTTGTTTATGTGCATAAAAACGGCACGAGTCAGAGTCGTTTAGGGCTGACTGTCAGTCGCAAAGTCGGCAATGCGGTCAAACGCAATCGGGTCAAACGTTTGCTGCGTGAATGCTATCGGATTCATTTGCAAAAGCAGATGGTTGGATATGACCTGTCGATCATCGCGAGATCGGGAGCGCACCTTCTAAGCTTCGCACAGGTTGTACCCGAGTTGCAGGAGCGTTTGGGGGGCAAAAAAGTCTAAGGTCTTCGTCATGCGGCTTATCTGTTTGAATTTGATCCGCTTTTATCAATATTTTTTATCCCCGCTATTTGGGCCTTCCTGTCGATTTTATCCTACCTGTTCTCAATACAGCCTCGAAGCCATATCCAAATACGGCGTTTTTAAAGGGGTGTTGCTTGGAACCCGGCGATTACTGAAATGCCACCCATTTCATCCCGGGGGCGTTGATCCCCTGCCCTGATTAGCTTTTCTGCGGAGCCATTATGGAAAACAAAAATACCCTGATTGCTATTTTATTGATGCTTGTGGTTTGGATTGGTTTTACGGTTCTTTACCCTCCCCCGTCCCCGCCGCTCGTCAGTGAAGAATCGGTTATTGATGCCAGAGACATAAGTCCTGATACGCATGTAACTCGTCCTCCTGTCGGAATCGAGACCGAATTTCAGGTTCGTGCTCCGCAGCCTGGACGGATTATTGAAATCCTCAGCGATAAATTCCGTATGGAGATCGATGAAAATTACGGAACCATTCGGAGGATCGAACTTCTTCAGTATCGAGAAACCATGGATGAGGATTCACCCGCTTTTGTTCTGCTTGATACCCTGGGAAAAAGTTCCGGCACCTTGCAAATTTCTGGTACCGACGGATTTTCAGGTGCGCAACAACCGGTTTTTGCTCTGGCGGATTTTCCTGGAAATAGACTTCAGCTCGGTTCCACCGATGTGCGGGAACTTGTTTTTGAGGGTCAGATCGCCGATGGCGTTTTTGTGCGCAAAACCCTGACCATTTCTGGAAATTCCTATCAGGTGCCCGTATCTCTTGAACTTGTTCACCGTGGTAACGCGCCTCTCTCCGGCAATCTTTCATTGACCCTTGTGCAGCCCTGGCATGAGGATATGGCCGGTACCATGTATGAGTTTGTCGGACCCAGCACCTATGCCGACGGGAAAAAGAGAAAAGATAAGGTGGACGATCTGCGCAAAGGTGAATCCATCTATTCCCAAGGGGTTCTGTGGACGGGGTTTGAAAAAAAATATTTTTTGAACGCTTTGGTTCCCCTTGCTGACAGTGCCGAACGTGCGCGAGTCTTTCGCAGCAATGATCTTATCGGCAACGCGTTGATAACTCCCTATCGAACCTTGCATCCTGGCGAGCAGGCCGAGTTCGAGTTTTTCGCTTACTTCGGTCCCAAAGACTTTGATACCTTGCAATCCCTCGGCTATCAGTTGAGTGACGCCGTTGATCTTGGGTATGTCGGGTTTATGGCTCGCCCTCTGCTACACGTCCTGATATTTTTCAACAGTTTTTTACACAACTATGGTTTAGCGATTATTCTGCTGACTGTAATCATTAAAATTCTTTTCTGGCCTCTAACCCAGAAAAGTTTTAATTCGATGAAGTCCATGCAGAGATTGCAGCCGGAAATGCAGAAACTTCGGACTAAATACAAAGACGATAAACAACGGATGAATCTTGAGTTGATGAATCTGTACAAAGAACACCGGGTCAATCCCCTGGGGGGCTGTCTGCCTATGCTCGTCCAGATTCCGGTATTTTTTGCTCTCTACAAGGTTCTCATGGTGTCCATCGAGATGCGCCATGCCCACTTCTTTCTGTGGATTACCGATCTCTCGGCGAAAGATCCCTATTACGTCACCCCCTTGCTCATGGGGGCATCCATGTTTCTCCAGCAAAAACTCACGCCCACGACGCTTGATCCGGTCCAGGCAAAAATTTTCCTTGCCATGCCCGTAATTTTTACGGTTCTGTTTCTGAATTTTCCTGCCGGGTTGGTTCTCTACTGGTTGGTCAACAATATACTGACCATTGGGCAGCAGGTTTTGATTCACCGGAAAAAATAAATTGGATTACGGCGATCGCGCTACCATTGCCGCTCCCGCCACGGTTTTCGGTCAGGGCGGGATCGGCATCATTCGTATCTCCGGGGCACTCGCCCTGCCCCTGTTGGAGCGTCTTTTTCACCCCCGGCGGAAGAATAAAAAATTTTCGAGCCATCGTCTTTACCTTGGGAACTTCGGCCTTAGTGCCGAAGAGCCCATCGATGAGGTGATGGCTGTTTTTATGCGAGCTCCTCACACCTACACGCGGGAGGATGTAGTTGAAATTCATTGCCACGGCGGCGCCGTGGTCGGCAGGCGCATCCTTGAAGCATTGGTTGAGCAAGGGGCACGTCTGGCGCATCCTGGTGAATTTACGTTGCGCGCCTTTCTGAATGGACGGATTGATTTAAGCCAGGCCGAAGGGGTGATGCAACTCATAAATGCTCAGAGTGTTTTGGGGCAGCGTCTCGCCATGCGCCACCTCCAAGGGGCGCTCAGCGAGCGCTGTTCCGCATTGCGTGAGACTTTGTGCGATGTTTTGTCTGTCGTTGAGGCTTGGATCGATTTTCCCGAAGAGGATCTCGATCCCTCATCGGAAAACCGCATTCGTAGCCACCTGCAAGAAAGCCTTGGTCAAGTTAAACAACTTTTGGAAAGTTTCGAATCCGGACGGGTTCTGCGCGAAGGTGTTGCGGTTTTAATTCTTGGTCGACCCAACGTTGGAAAAAGTTCCTTGCTTAATGCCCTGCTTGGCAGTGAACGAGCCATCGTTACGGACCTCCCCGGCACAACTCGCGACACACTTGAAGAACAAATCGACCTCCAGGGCCTGCGTGCGCGCTTTATCGATAGTGCCGGCCTGCGCGACAGTTCTGACCCTGTTGAGCAGGAAGGGGTGCGCCGCAGTCGTGATAAAATCGCAGAAGCAGATCTGGTGCTGTTTATGGTTGATGGAAATCAGGGCCTGACGGACGAGGATTTCGGGGCTTTGGGTCTTTGCGATTTTCACAAGGTGCTTTTGGTTGTCAATAAA
Proteins encoded:
- a CDS encoding tetratricopeptide repeat protein translates to MKEELKRRRKTNKRWLLLPAALLIAALAGGGWYYSHQENFIERKFERAQGLLIEKNYAEAAHLLQTLTRQHPDFNRADEALFRLGEVQHLYLKKDQDALLTFLLVEKNYPDSPFNLRAQRLAADIYMDRLEDYGRAVIAYQKLLDQGVAEGDQLQYRIGEAYFRLNNFEQARIEWESLLKLFPDSSLVPEAGYRIAVSWSLEGEYEQAAEEFERVYATWPEHPYGLEARFGLASLLEEQEQLVAALEILQELRGHYPRPEVLEQRIIQVEERIEKKQDAI
- the gyrA gene encoding DNA gyrase subunit A, which encodes MLEPQPPNKFTVNIEDEMRKSYMDYAMSVIIGRALPDVRDGLKPVHRRVLFAMHDLGNEWNKPYKKSARVVGDVIGKYHPHGDSAVYDTIVRMAQDFSMRHPLVDGQGNFGSIDGDSAAAMRYTEVRMARLASELLADIEKETVDFGPNYDESMHEPLVLPAKFPNLLVNGSEGIAVGMATKIPPHNLGEVIDALVAVIDDPRLRIDELMEIIPGPDFPTAGFIFGLEGIREAYRSGRGIIHMRARALVEVDKRTGREAIIITEIPYQVNKSRLIEKIAELVKDKKIEGISDLRDESDRDGLRVVIELKKDVIPGVILNQLYKMTAMQSSFGIIMLAIVNGQPQVLDLRRMLDLFVDHRKEVVTRRCIFELKKAEARAHILEGLKIALENLDEVIAIIKASASPAEAKERLIARFSFSDLQAQAILEMRLHRLTGLERDKIIAEYQEVLALIARLKEILASEVEILKIIRGELLEIKEKFANPRRTEIVARTGELSLEDLIVEEDMVVTVSHSGYIKRNAVSLYRAQRRGGKGKTGMRPKEEDFVEKLFIASTHSFILIFTDQGKVYWLKVHEIPQGGRAARGKAIVNLLNLAAGEQVMTVLPVKGFEEGRYIITATQKGTVKKTDLMAYSNPRAGGIIALTIDEGDRLIAARLTDGSQDIILASRTGKSIRFPEADARPMGRTARGVRGMMLEGDDLVIGMETVTDATAATLVTVTENGYGKRTNLDEYRVQSRGGKGIITIKTSERNGKVVDIKLCEEDSDLMFITDRGKVLRTSVGHLSVIGRNTQGVRLMVLEPGERVVAVAKLAEKDEENEIDSEIEEADIEGGIEAPPQDE
- the gyrB gene encoding DNA topoisomerase (ATP-hydrolyzing) subunit B; its protein translation is MSDKQQELLTSLEKKEYGAGSIKILEGLSAVRKRPAMYIGSTGAAGLHHLVYELVDNSIDEALAGHCTEVSVIIHLDGSVTVEDDGRGIPVDMHPTMNKSAAEVVLTVLHAGGKFDNDSYKVSGGLHGVGVSVVNALAEKLELEIRRNSSIYRQSYQRGIPDNPLREDGATKKRGTSITFWPDPQIFETTDFSFEILSQRLREMAFLNAGVKIHILDERSEKKHDFFYEGGIASFVEYLNRAKTPLHPQPIYISGEREGVDIEVAMQYNDGYDEKIFSFANTINTHEGGTHLIGFKAALTRTMNSYATTNNFLKNVKTTISGDDLREGLTAVISVKIPDPQFEGQTKTKLGNSEIKGYVETLLNEKLAEFLEENPQVAKKILEKGIEAARAREAARKARDLTRRKGALEGLSLPGKLADCQEKDPAHSEIYLVEGDSAGGSAKQGRDRRTQAILPLKGKILNVEKARFDKMLTSAEIRTLITAMGTGIGKDDFDIAKLRYHRIIIMTDADVDGSHIRTLLLTFFFRQMPELIDRGYLYIAQPPLYKVKRGKKEIYLKDDASLLEYLLDEGTEGATVQMEKSGKVQRGKQIIPTLRSIIEFNNLFDKLVHKGINREVLNVFVRGKIQNGFADMVDLTPLAERLKAEEPRADFKVLQDPARIFFTLGNLRARIDQSALEALSSQEYKMLLAAYRKVEEICLTEKAFISYEGKEMVEVTDRQDLLKHFLDRAKKGQYIQRYKGLGEMNPEQLWETTMNPEPGKRVLLQVKIEDAVEADEIFTVLMGDQVEPRRDFIERNALNVSNLDI